Proteins encoded in a region of the Anopheles ziemanni chromosome 2, idAnoZiCoDA_A2_x.2, whole genome shotgun sequence genome:
- the LOC131282214 gene encoding WD repeat and HMG-box DNA-binding protein 1, whose amino-acid sequence MPFKRSPMRFAHIVGYTIVFYQDDGNCIVSVGYDGDFRIWHGIGDDDPPTTCIGEHAWTALQYGDRVLIATDLNTVQACKYPSLEKDGIEFRFTAYVTCIAKNKRFLTAGSEDATIKVLSTDNGEQFELENLGGPVLCIDLSKHNLIAASIGDGTIRVWDMNTKELKKTIDGLPKVKSFEAVLHFSTPSFEPKTGSLMAYPLEKEVIVVNTKTWQVVKKFSKPKLSADLTVCAFSPMGDYLAAGSEVGEVIVWDFDTQKLIDGCAQFGTYPITRIVWNPKNNGELAVSDANGQIGTVTEIFLEAEEDDDGAGEDIVEMAEKEEEDGDDKMFDEFVVKETEVEDNDDNGDGPDDDELNENCVEIEKLKSQVLGPTQRAPENDALSDVDDDGASSVRSERFIGPKSFPQQHPFQPGSSPHSQDHCYLVYNHVGMVRRHATEKENSIEVEFHNSQQHHGIHLINYLNHTMAGLSETVLAMACSSDDGSPSKVVCINQASFGKREWSFTMPGCEDIVGVTASDKIVIVATDSRLLRVFTARGTQREILSIPGPIVALAAYGDHFLVAYHSAPANEDQNITLMIVTCINFKLRCREVRVPLTAGTELRWIGFSDRGSPVVYDTAGVLNLYHAASNVWFPIYHADNLQTKGASDSLFIIKVSESTQAIQLILCRGARYPLTNPKPVPMEVQFLLPLCDQDSEKEQLEEQLVRSLYFKQNNADKLIIETALKLFALACKNECEQRAKELVETIASSQLIPLAIKYASKIRRYHLADSLAPLLPTFQEQENQEEKLEQERIRESEAIVSELQHINIEAVTKKDTTPKIKPLPVGTKKSSNPFRKSTPAGGDSVASSSPASIPGGTGNPLEHLTGKAIGFSTSSNSSGSPYVAKAPANGGQVENRPHNNSAGTSGTPSGSGGGKFKLWFEQNQAELQQRHPEVESSELVRIGVREFRALQQKGTEGGKASKENGTPHKTSEKRKLDESEPAESGISKLAKFGFVQNN is encoded by the exons CTACCAGGATGATGGCAA TTGCATTGTTAGCGTTGGATACGATGGAGACTTTCGCATCTGGCACGGCATTGGCGACGACGATCCACCGACAACCTGCATCGGAGAGCATGCATGGACTGCGCTCCAGTACGGCGATCGTGTGCTGATCGCGACCGATCTTAACACGGTGCAAGCTTGCAAATATCCGTCCCTGGAAAAGGATGGTATTGAGTTTCGGTTTACGGCCTACGTAACTTGTATAGCCAAAAACAAGCGG TTTCTGACTGCCGGTTCGGAAGATGCCACCATAAAAGTCCTTTCGACTGATAATGGCGAGCAGTTTGAATTGGAAAACCTAGGCGGTCCCGTGCTGTGCATCGATCTTAGCAAGCACAACCTTATTGCCGCTAGCATTGGTGATGGTACTATCCGTGTTTGGGACATGAACACGAAAGAGCTCAAGAAGACGATCGACGGTCTGCCGAAAGTTAAAAGTTTCGAAGCTGTTCTTCATTTCT cAACACCCTCTTTCGAGCCGAAAACTGGTTCCCTGATGGCATACCCACTTGAGAAGGAGGTAATCGTGGTGAACACCAAAACCTGGCAAGTTGTAAAGAAATTCTCGAAACCGAAGCTTTCCGCCGATCTTACGGTCTGCGCCTTTTCACCGATGGGTGACTATTTGGCGGCCGGAAGTGAGGTAGGAGAGGTAATCGTGTGGGACTTCGACACACAGAAACTGATCGATGGATGTGCACAGTTTGGGACGTATCCGATCACAAGAATCGTGTGGAATCCGAAGAATAACGGCGAACTGGCCGTGTCGGATGCAAACGGGCAGATTGGTACGGTGACGGAAATTTTCTTAGAGGCCGAAGAAGACGATGACGGTGCCGGGGAAGATATCGTGGAGATGGCGGAAAAAGAGGAGGAAGACGGCGATGATAAAATGTTCGATGAGT TTGTAGTAAAAGAAACCGAAGTGGAGGATAACGATGATAACGGCGATGGGCCTGACGATGATGAGCTGAACGAAAACTGTGTTGAGATAGAAAAATTAAAGTCGCAGGTTCTGGGACCGACACAACGGGCACCTGAAAATGACGCTCTTTCTGACGTTGACGATGATGGGGCTTCTTCGGTTCGCAGTGAGCGCTTTATCGGGCCAAAGTCATTCCCTCAACAGCATCCGTTTCAACCTGGCTCGAGTCCTCACTCGCAGGACCATTGCTACCTTGTGTACAATCATGTCGGAATGGTACGACGACACGCGACCGAGAAGGAAAACTCGATCGAGGTGGAGTTTCACAACTCTCAGCAGCACCACGGAATCCATCTGATCAACTATCTCAACCACACGATGGCGGGCTTGAGCGAAACCGTGCTCGCGATGGCCTGCTCGAGCGATGACGGAAGTCCGAGTAAGGTGGTGTGCATCAACCAGGCCTCGTTTGGAAAGCGCGAGTGGAGCTTCACCATGCCAGGTTGCGAGGATATCGTTGGAGTGACCGCGTCGGACAAAATCGTCATCGTAGCGACGGACAGTCGACTGTTGCGGGTTTTTACGGCCCGTGGAACCCAGCGTGAGATTTTGTCCATCCCGGGGCCAATCGTTGCCCTTGCCGCCTACGGAGACCATTTTTTGGTCGCGTACCACAGCGCTCCGGCCAATGAAGATCAAAACATTACCCTAATGATTGTGACGTGCATAAACTTTAAGCTGCGCTGTCGGGAAGTACGTGTCCCACTGACGGCTGGCACGGAGCTGCGCTGGATTGGGTTCTCCGATCGGGGCTCCCCGGTAGTGTACGACACGGCTGGTGTCCTTAATTTATACCACGCTGCATCGAACGTTTGGTTTCCCATCTATCACGCCGATAATTTG CAAACAAAAGGCGCATCGGACAGTCTCTTCATTATAAAAGTGTCCGAATCGACCCAGGCCATACAGCTGATTCTTTGCCGGGGGGCAAGGTATCCACTGACCAATCCGAAACCCGTTCCGATGGAAGTGCAATTCCTTCTGCCCTTGTGCGACCAGGACAGTGAGAAGGAGCAGCTCGAAGAGCAGCTGGTTCGTTCGTTGTACTTTAAGCAAAACAATGCTGACAAGCTCATAATAGAAACGGCTCTCAAACTGTTCGCG CTTGCTTGTAAAAATGAATGTGAACAACGCGCCAAGGAGCTGGTGGAAACGATTGCCTCGAGTCAGTTGATTCCGCTGGCGATTAAGTACGCGAGTAAAATCCGTCGGTATCATTTGGCCGACAGCCTGGCCCCTTTGCTCCCAACCTTCCAGGAACAG GAAAACCAAGAGGAAAAGCTCGAGCAGGAACGCATTCGAGAAAGTGAAGCCATTGTGAGCGAGCTTCAGCATATCAATATTGAGGCGGTTACGAAAAAGGACACGACACCGAAAATA AAACCACTTCCAGTTGGCACGAAAAAGTCGAGCAACCCATTCCGTAAATCAACGCCTGCTGGTGGTGATTCCGTAGCGTCGTCGTCTCCCGCCTCCATCCCGGGCGGCACCGGCAATCCACTGGAACATTTAACCGGCAAGGCGATCGGATTTTCGACCAGCAGCAATAGCAGCGGTAGTCCATACGTTGCCAAAGCGCCGGCCAATGGAGGCCAAGTTGAGAATAGGCCTCACAACAACAGCGCTGGAACGTCCGGAACGCCTAGTGGATCGGGCGGAGGCAAGTTTAAACTCTGGTTCGAGCAAAACCAGGCCGAACTTCAGCAGCGCCATCCGGAGGTTGAAAGCTCGGAGTTAGTCAGGATCGGTGTGCGCGAGTTTAGGGCTCTCCAGCAGAAAGGTACGGAGGGTGGCAAAGCGTCGAAGGAAAATGGTACTCCGCATAAAACGTCCGAAAAGCGAAAGCTCGATGAAAGTGAACCGGCGGAAAGTGGCATCTCTAAGCTGGCCAAGTTTGGTTTCGTTCAGAACAATTAA
- the LOC131294747 gene encoding leukocyte elastase inhibitor-like codes for MAAQVTLSCVLLLAVAGLPVFVNAEGIDLSVGDAAFSVAYFKNSFNRSVNSVVSPIALRLTFSPLYEVTEPGTREAVRRTFYLAPEPSDVRSNAVKFVDDVEQNQYLNMSFGVFKTADELSPELGDSVRAIFKVEPQTVVFADTKSVVAKVNKWAEEATAGLIQNYLAEQDIEVNQELLLLNALYLRANWAQKFPLERTSRETFEYLDGPAPVDLMSVTMEVLYKAHEKFHTIQVPYSEDSDLTMWILLPHRGGTFDELLDLLSVELLDELEGSFAPREIDIFLPKFTVRHSHNPRDVLAKLGHESIFDGNNFGAFASHRSTLAGLKQSTFLKVDESGTEAAAVTSVGTKFRVRNTQFRANQPFVFIIRKISTDTILFFGHYSNREQN; via the exons ATGGCGGCGCAGGTAACATTGAGCTGCGTTTTATTGCTGGCAGTTGCTGGTTTGCCGGTGTTTGTCAACGCTGAAGGGATTGACCTCAGTGTTGGCGATGCGGCCTTTTCCGTGGCGTACTTCAAGAATTCGTTCAATCGGTCAGTGAACTCGGTCGTGTCTCCGATTGCGCTGCGCTTGACCTTCTCGCCGCTGTATGAGGTCACGGAGCCGGGCACCAGAGAAGCGGTTCGCCGGACGTTCTACCTAGCTCCGGAACCATCGGATGTTCGCAGCAACGCGGTGAAATTCGTGGACGATGTCGAGCAAAACCAGTACCTCAATATGTCCTTCGGGGTGTTCAAGACCGCCGATGAGCTTAGCCCCGAGTTGGGCGACTCCGTGAGAGCTATCTTTAAGGTGGAGCCTCAGACGGTGGTGTTCGCTGATACCAAATCGGTCGTCGCTAAGGTCAACAAGTGGGCGGAGGAAGCTACTGCCGGTTTGATACAAAATTACCTCGCCGAACAAGACATTGAGGTGAACCAGGAGCTTTTGCTGCTGAATGCACTCTATTTGCGAGCAAACTGGGCCCAGAAGTTCCCGCTGGAGCGCACGTCACGCGAAACGTTTGAATACCTCGACGGTCCGGCTCCGGTGGACTTGATGAGCGTCACCATGGAAGTTCTGTACAAAGCGCACGAGAAGTTCCACACCATCCAAGTGCCGTACAGCGAGGACAGCGATCTGACCATGTGGATCCTGCTGCCTCACCGAGGCGGTACCTTCGACGAGCTGCTCGATCTGCTGTCGGTGGAGCTGCTCGACGAGCTGGAGGGATCTTTCGCACCGAGAGAGATTGACATTTTCTTACCCAAGTTCACCGTCCGTCACAGCCACAATCCGCGCGATGTGCTGGCGAAACTGGGACACGAGTCCATCTTCGATGGGAATAACTTTGGAGCGTTCGCGAGTCACCGGTCGACGCTGGCCGGGCTGAAGCAGAGCACGTTCCTGAAGGTGGACGAAAGCGGCACGGAAGCGGCGGCCGTAACAT CGGTTGGCACGAAGTTCCGCGTGAGAAACACCCAGTTCCGAGCGAATCAACCTTTCGTTTTCATCATCCGCAAGATATCGACCGACACGATCTTGTTCTTCGGACATTACTCCAATCGCGAACAAAACTAA